From Schistocerca americana isolate TAMUIC-IGC-003095 chromosome 9, iqSchAmer2.1, whole genome shotgun sequence, the proteins below share one genomic window:
- the LOC124551085 gene encoding serine/threonine-protein phosphatase 6 regulatory ankyrin repeat subunit C-like: MGSRLHKAAESGDVIELQELLDAMVNVNHRDEYKQTALHKAAGRGHEQAVAQLLRAGADPIPRDNRGRTPLHLAAREGHERALGFLLRAGADVRATDSWGRTPLHLAAKEGRELAAMWLLVLGANSGAADNWGRTALHLAAKEGHETTVKCLLEMDADPSARDGWQRTPLHLAAKNGHVECGGRLLAAGASLRVSDNWGRTPLHLAAREGADRSVQWLIRYGAVIDARDDWERTPLHLAVINRREAAAVYLLRRGADRRLQDRWQSSPEDLANGDETFALMMVLVEENDDMEFMDDSEHDFYGEDPTDPCFS; encoded by the coding sequence ATGGGTTCGCGGTTGCACAAAGCAGCAGAGAGCGGGGACGTGATAGAACTGCAGGAATTGCTGGATGCGATGGTGAACGTGAACCACCGAGACGAGTACAAGCAGACTGCTCTCCACAAGGCTGCAGGGAGAGGCCACGAGCAGGCCGTCGCGCAGCTACTGAGGGCTGGTGCTGACCCCATTCCCCGTGACAACCGGGGGAGGACGCCACTGCACCTGGCAGCCAGGGAGGGTCACGAGCGCGCTCTCGGGTTCCTGCTCAGGGCAGGGGCAGACGTCCGGGCCACCGACAGCTGGGGTAGGACTCCTCTGCACCTGGCTGCGAAGGAAGGGCGTGAGCTCGCTGCCATGTGGCTGCTCGTCCTGGGGGCGAATTCTGGTGCTGCAGACAACTGGGGCAGGACGGCCCTGCACCTGGCGGCCAAGGAGGGTCACGAGACGACGGTGAAGTGCCTCCTCGAGATGGACGCCGACCCCAGCGCCCGTGACGGCTGGCAGCGGACTCCCCTCCACCTGGCGGCCAAGAACGGGCACGTGGAGTGCGGCGGTCGCCTGCTGGCTGCAGGGGCTAGCCTCAGAGTCAGTGACAACTGGGGGAGGACCCCTCTGCACCTGGCTGCGAGGGAAGGCGCCGACCGGAGCGTCCAGTGGCTGATCCGGTACGGTGCCGTTATCGACGCGAGGGACGATTGGGAGCGGACGCCGCTTCATCTGGCAGTCATAAACAGGAGAGAGGCAGCTGCCGTGTACCTCCTGCGCAGAGGAGCTGATCGTAGATTGCAGGACAGGTGGCAGAGTTCACCTGAGGACTTGGCCAACGGAGATGAAACCTTTGCTCTTATGATGGTTCTCGTAGAGGAAAATGATGATATGGAATTTATGGACGATAGCGAACATGATTTTTATGGGGAAGACCCCACTGACCCTTGTTTCAGTTAG